The following nucleotide sequence is from Mucilaginibacter sp. cycad4.
TAGTGTCAAATTTCCACTTTTTTAAGCGGAAAACTGTTAAAATTACGAAAATATAGTGTGTTTTTTCAAATATTGATTTAAAAATGGATAATTGAATTTGCAGTTTAAGTTTACAATTTGATTATGAAAGAATTAGTAATATTGAAAAACTTTAAGGCATTATCCTTGCTTATATCTATCTATGGAGCAAAAAAAGAATACCAGGCCACGGGTGGCAATTATTGGGGGTGGATTTGGCGGGATACATTTAGCTAAAAAACTAAAAGATGCACCTGTTGATGTGCTGATGATTGATAAGCACAATTATCACACCTTTCAGCCCTTGTTGTACCAGGTTGCAGGAGGCGCCATAGCAGCCGATTCAATTGGTTTTCCGTTGCGACGGATCTTCACGAGGCAAAAGAATTTTCGCTTCGCGCTTGCAGAGGTGAAGAAGATCAATGCCGAAACTAATACGCTTGATACCGATATCGGCACCATTTATTATGATTACCTCGCGATAGCAACCGGCTCCAATACCAATTTTTTCGGCAATAAAGAGATAGAGCATTTTGCCATGCCGATGAAGAATATCCCGGAGGCATTAAACTTAAGGAGCCTGATCCTGCAAAATCTCGAGATGTCGCTCGTATCTAAAGACCCGGAAGAAAAAGCGGCGTTAATGACCTTTGTGGTTGTAGGCGGTGGCCCAACCGGTGTGGAGTTATCCGGCGCCCTTGCCGAAATGCGCGAGCTGATATTAATGAAGGATTACCATGGTTTGCGTAAACATAGCATGAGTGTTTACCTTGTTGAAGGTAAAGCGGAGCTGCTGGCCGCGTTTTCGCCCGGGGCGAGGGCCAAGGCCAAGAAGTTTTTGCAGGATATGGACGTGACCATTTATAACAGCGTACACGTGGAAAGCTATAATGGATACGAGCTTAAGATAGATAACGGTACATCACTGTTAACCCGCAACGTACTTTGGGCGGCAGGGGTAAAGGGCGAATTCCCTGAAGGCATTTCTGCCGATAATATAGCCCGCGGTAACCGCATCCTGGTTGATGAATTTAATAAGGTAAAAGGTTACGAAAATATTTATGCCATAGGCGATGTAGCCGCCATGATCACCGACGAATATCCAAACGGGCATCCCGGAGTAGCGCCCGTGGCCATCCAGCAGGGGCAAAACCTTGGCGAAAACGTTTACCGTATGTTTGAGCGTAAGCCGCTGGTGCCCTTCAAATACAGGGATAAAGGCTCGCTTGCAACCATAGGACGTAATAAAGCGGTGGCGGATTTGGGGAAGATCCATTTTCAGGGATTTTTTGCCTGGCTGGTGTGGGGATTTGTACACATCATGTCTTTGGCCGGCTTTACCAATAAGGGTATTATATTTTTTAGCTGGGCCATCAACTATTTCACCAAAAACAGCGACAACCGACTCATCGTACGCTATTTTGATACCGAAACCCGGATGACCGATCCTGAATCGAGATAAAACAAAACAATAGGCCTTTTAAATCCTTAAATGTAAGTATTTATGGATCTGTTTGTTGTAATTGCTTTACTGGTTATTGTCAGCGCGATTTTCTCGTACCTTAACGCCCGCTTTATCAAGCTGCCGGGTACCATTGGCATTGTGTTACTGGCAACCATTACTTCTATCACCATACTTATCGTTGATAAAATTGATTCATCGATAGCCGATTACCTGGGGACACTCGCCAAAAATATCAATTTTTCAAAAGCAGTATTGAATGTGCTGCTTGGTTTCCTGCTTTTTTCAAGTTCATTTAATTTGGATGGCCGGAAGCTGAAGAAAGAGATGCGCCCGGTATTTGTATTGAGTACATTGGGGGTTATTATTTCAACCGCGGTATTTGGGTTCTTGTTGTTCTACGTAGCCCCGGTTTTTCATATCCATATGCCGCTGATCTATTGCCTGTTGTTCGGCGCTTTGATCTCACCAACTGATCCTGTGGCGGTTGCGGCCATTATCCGTAATTCAAAATTACCTGCCAATCTTGAAACCATTATTTCGGGCGAATCCCTTTTTAATGATGGGATAGGGCTGATCCTGTTTGTGATTATCCTGGAGATAGCCCGTGTGGGAGAAGAGAAAATTGAGTTAGCTAAAGTAACGATGCTTATCGTAAAAGAAATTATAGGAGGGATGGTAGCCGGTGGCATTTTAGGTTATGTTGCTCATCGGCTGATGCACTCGGTTAAAGATTTTCAGACTATCGTATTGATCTCGCTTGCTTTAGTAATGGGTTTATCGGTGCTGGCGGTATTACTTGGTTTCTCACTTCCACTGTCAGTTGTTATAGCCGGATTATTTGCCGGAGGCCAATCCATCAATCAGGATAATAAAGAACGGTCGCACGAGGCTTTGGAAAAATTCTGGAAGCTGGTTGATGAGATCCTCAACACCATTTTATTTGTGATGATTGGCCTGCAACTGGTTAACCTGCCTTTTGTAAATAATTACTGGGTAACGGGAAGCATCTCTATTGTTACTGTTTTAATAGCCCGCTGGATGAGTATCATGCTGCCGCTCACGTTTTTAAGGCATACACTTAAAGTAAATTATGGCAATATCAACATCATGACCTGGGCAGGCTTACGGGGAGCCATATCTATAGCCCTTGCGTTGTCATTACCCAATACGCCATACCGGCACCTGATTTTGTCGGGAAGCTATTTTATCGTGATATTTTCAGTGATTGTGCAAGGGCTAACCTTAAACAAAATGATCAACAGTGCTTCCAAAAAGATAGAAGAGTAAAACATTCTATAATTCTGCCGCGGGTTTAGCGATAGCGTAACCCGTGGTTAGCCATGGTTGAAGTTTTTAACTTCAGTAGTTAAGTTGAAAACTTAACTGATATGCCCCACAGGTTACGCTATCGCTAAACCCGCGGTAGTTACCCCCGGCAGTCAATTATTTTAGGCGCGACATGTATTTGCCAATCTCAGCTTCAACGGTATCTTCACTATTACCTAACGCTGTGATGATATTTTCCCGTTCGGTTTCGGTGCGGTTTTGACTAAGCTTTTGTTTACCCTGAAGGTCATCAACAATGATCTCAAAAGCTACAATCCCTTTCATCATTCGTTGCTTGTATTCATCAGGCAGGCTATTCCATTGGATAAGATAATCGGCCTCATAATTACTTATCATTTGCACCAACAGACCAGCAGTTTGTTCACCTTCGGGTAGTATTGTAGCTTTACCATAGGCATGTATCGCGATATAATTCCAGGTAGGTACGTTGGTTTCCTTTTCGTAATGTTTGGGCGAGATATAGGCGTGGGGCTCGGTAAAGATCACCAGGATGTCCTTGCCTATAATTTCGGCAGCCTGCGGATTAGCCCTGGCGAAATGTGATGAAAGAACAATTTTATCATCGCGTTTACTTACCAGGAATGGGATGTGGGTAGCAAACGGAACATTGTCAGTAGCGGTAACAATTGTTGCAAAGCTATAACGTTGCATAAAGCTGATCGCTTCCTGCTCATCCGTTAACTGGAAATGTTTGGGAGTATACATTGAGGAAAGATTTAAGAAGGGAAGAAGCAAGAGCCAAGACCAGTACAACTTGACTCTTGCCTTTAAATGAATAGCTATTAATTATAAGCTCTCCAACATCTGTTTAAGTACAGCCTGCGCGGCCCAAACACGGTTACCTGCTTCATGCACCACAATAGAATTTGGTCCGTCAAGTATTTCGTCCGATAACTCTAAGTTGCGGCGTACCGGTAAACAATGCATTACTTTAGCATTGTTGGTTAACTCCAGCTTTTTATTGGTAAGCATCCACTCTTCATGTTTGCCTAATATATTGCCATAAGGCTCATAAGCCGACCAGTTTTTTACGTAGATAAAGTCTGCGCCTGCCAAAGCTTCATCCTGGTTGTAAGTGATGTTTGCACCCTGTGTAAAATCGGTACAAAGCTCATAGCCCTTAGGTTGTACAATTGTAAAGTCGACATCGGCCTTGCACATCCACTCAGAGAATGAGTTAGGTACGGCCTGCGGCAAAGGTTTGATATGCGGCGCCCAGGTTAAAACCACTTTAGGACGCGCTGTTGTTTTCAGCTCTTCAATAGTGATCAAGTCGGCCAAACTTTGCAGCGGGTGACGTGTGGCCGATTCCAGGCTCACAACCGGTACTTTGCAAAACTCAACAAACTTGTTAAAAATCATCTCGCTATAATCTTCCTCACGGTTCCTTAAGCCGGGGAACGAACGTACGCCAATAATATCAGCATATTGCCCCATAACGCCTGCTGCTTCGCGGATATGCTCAACGGTAGTACCGTCCATGATCACGCCATCGCGGAGTTCAAGTGCCCAGCCTTCTTTATCGATATTAAGCACCATCACATTCATGCCCAGGTTAAGGGCTGCTTTTTGTGTGCTCATACGGGTACGCAGACTTGGGTTTAAAAACACCAGGGCCAGTGTTTTATTTTTACCAAGTTGCTGGTGTGCAAAGGGATCCTGCTTAAGTGCCAATGCCTCTTTTACAAGTGCGTTAACATCGGCAACATCATTAACAGAAGAGAATAGTTTCATGAACTTTACAATTATTGGGTGAGTTGTTCTGCTATTTATTTTTTAAGTCTCCCCCTTCAGGGGGAGATTATTCGCAATTATTATTTTTTAGCGCTCATGAGGGCTACGCCGTTTAGAGGGGGCTTCTTATTGATTCAATACATTTACAAAAGCTTCCAGGAACCTATCGGCGTGGGCCTTAGTCAAATTCAAGGCAGGTAACAGCCTGATCACGTTTGGTTTAGCTTCGCCGGTAAATATATGGTGCTTGTTCAGCAATTCTTTACGTGCATGGGCTAATTCTTCAGGTAATTCGATACCGATCATCAAACCACGACCGCGAACTTCTTTAACCTGCTCCAGCTTGTTAAGCTCTTTTATTAAGTAGCCGCCAACCTCGGCAGCATTTTGCAGCAGGTTATCCTGTTCCATAGTTTCAAGAACAGCTAAACCTGCGGCGCAAGCTAAGTGATTGCCACCAAAAGTTGTACCTAACATGCCATATGCCGGCTGTATTTTTGGCGAAATAATGATGCCTCCAACAGGGAAACCATTACCCATCCCTTTAGCCATACTGTAAATATCGGCATCTACACCGGCAAAATCATGCGAGAAGAATTTACCTGTACGACCGTAACCGCACTGTACGGAATCAGCAATGAAAACGGCATTATATTCGTCGCACAATGAACGGATCTTTTGCAGGAAGGTTTCAGGAGCAACCTGGATACCACCAACACCCTGGATGCCTTCAATAATTACCGAAGAAATTTCATTGTTTTTGAATGCTTCTTCCAGCGCAGCTTCATCAGCCCATGGCAAAAAGATCACGTTATCAGTTTCATTGATAGGGGCAACGATCTTTGGATTGTCGGTTACAGCAACCGCCAATGAGGTACGGCCATGGAATGATTTACTGAAAGCGATAACTTTCTTTTTACCGTTGTAAAAAGAAGCCAGTTTCAATGCATTCTCATTAGCCTCGGCACCTGAGTTACACAGGAATAATTGATAATCTTCCTTACCCGAAACTTTGCCTAATTTTTGAGCCAATTCTTTTTGAATTGGGATCTCGATAGAATTAGAGTAAAAGCCAAGCTTATGAAGCTGGTCTTCCAAACGCTTCACATAATGCGGGTGGGTATGACCGATAGAGATTACAGCGTGACCGCCATACATATCCAGGTATTCAGTATCCTGAGCATCATAAACCAAGCTGCCTTGTCCTCTTACTATGTTGATGGGATTTATAGGATAAACGTCGAACAGATTCATATTGTTGAAGCCTAAAAGGCAATTAAAATTAATATTAAACTATTACTCCCCCGCCAGTTGGCGGGGGCAGGGGGGCTAAAAAGCTATTCCTTTAAGTCGTAAGCCTGCGCGCTCGTCCAGCCCGAACAATAAGTTCATGTTCTGTACTGCCTGGCCGGAAGCGCCTTTAAGTAAGTTATCCATTATGCTGATAATGAATATTTTGTTATCGTGTTTTTTTACCTGGATAAAGCATTTGTTGGTGTTCACAATTTGCTTTAAATCGATATTACGGTTGGTTACATGCGTAAATGGATGGCCATCGTAATAGTTTTGGTAAAGAGCTAAAGCTTCTTCCTCACTCAAATCGCTTTCAGTGTAAATTGAAGCAATAATGCCGCGGGTAAAGTCACCCCGATAGGGAATAAAGTTGATGGCCTTATCAAAACCCGCCTGTAATTGCCTTAACGACTGACCAATCTCATTCAAATGCTGGTGACTGAAAGCCTTGTAAACAGAAAGGTTATCGTTACGCCAGGTAAAATGCGAAGTAGGCGACAAGCTTTGGCCTGCACCGGTTGAGCCTGTTGTTGCTGTAACATGAACCTCATTATTCAGCAAACCCTTTGATGCCAGCGGAAGCAGCCCCAATTGCAAACAGGTAGCAAAGCAACCCGGATTGGCAATGTTAGCAGCCGTTTTAATGGCTTCGCGATTTAATTCAGGTAATCCGTAAACAAAGCTTTTACCGTTTAAAGTTGAGGTTTGATTAAGCCTGAAATCCTGGCTCAAGTCAATGATCTTAACTGAATCGGGAATAGCATTCGCTTCCAAAAACTTTTTAGCATCGCCATGACCAACACAAAGGAAAAGTACATCAATATCTGTGGATAGCTCAGATGCAAATTTAAGATCGGTATCGCCAAACAGGTCGGTATGCACTTCGTAAACATAGTTACCGGCATTGCTGTTGCTATGCACAAAAACTATCTCCACGTTAGGGTGGTTGATCAGGATCCGAAGCATTTCGCCCCCGGTGTACCCTGCACCACCAACTATACCTGCACGGACGCCCCCCCCGCCCCCTAAAGGGGATGCCTGATTGGTGGCTTTCTTATCTTTAAATTCTGTCATAATTTCAAACTATTGTTTCCCCTTTAGGGGTTAGGGGGCTAAATTTATCCGATCATTATTTGTAGATGGATATGAATATAAAATAAACTCGAGGTCGCTCCGGTCGTTATTGCTGATGAAATGCTTTTGACCGGGATGGATCTCAATGCCCTGTTCGGGCTTCAATACTGTAACCTCGCCGTCTATCGAAAACGTAGCCCGTCCTTTTAAAATAAAAAATACTTGTGTGGCTTTTTCATGATAATGCAATTGCTCAGCAGTATCTGGCGGCATTAGCTCCTGCTTAACGGATAAAACGTCAGTATCAATGAAAGTCCATCCATGGCAATCGTCGCCCCAGTTATAATGTTTTAAGCATTCGCCTTTTGAAAAAACGATGCCCCCTCCGCCCCCTGAAGGAGAGACTTGAACGTGTGATTGATTTGTTGGATCGGCCATTTTTTCTTTATTGAGCATTTGCTCCCCCTTCAGGGGGCTGGGGGGCGGCGTTAACCTTATGATAGATCATTACCTGGTTGCCAAATATTTTGGAGAAACCTTTAACGTCTTCGCCGCTCCATGCATTGTTCATTTCGCCATAGCTGCCAAACTTGTTCGACATCAGGTCGTACGGTGATTCGATACCTATTACCTGGAAGCGATATGGATGCAATTGAACAAATACTTTACCGGTAACATTTTTCTGGGTGTCGTTGAGGAACGCTTCGACATTGCGCATGATAGGATCATGAAACTGGCCTTCATGCAGCCAGTTGCCGTAGAAAGATGATAACTGATCTTTCCATGAAAGCTGCCATTTGGTTAACACGTGTTTCTCTAAAGTATGGTGAGCTTTGATGATAACCATAGGGGCGGCGGCTTCAAAGCCAACTCGACCTTTAATGCCGATAATAGTATCACCAACGTGAATATCCCTGCCAATGCCATAAGGCTGAGCGATAGCCTGCAAAGCCTGGATAGCCTTGGTTGGATGATCATATTTTTCATCACCAATGGCTACTAATTCACCTTTTTCAAAAGTAAGCACAAGGTCTTTTACTTCAGATGCAGTTACCTGTGTAGGCCATGCTTCTTCAGGCAAGCCCAGGTTTGAAGTAAGTGTTTCTTTACCACCAACTGATGTGCCCCAAATCCCTTTGTTGATAGAGTATTTAGCTTTCTCGAAGTTCATATCAACACCATGTTTTTTCAGGTATTCGATCTCTTCTTCGCGGCTCAGTTTCAGGTCGCGGATAGGGGTGATGATCTTTACTTCCGGAACAAGGATGTTAAAGATCATATCAAAACGCACCTGGTCGTTACCGGCACCGGTACTGCCATGGGCAACAAATTCGGCACCAATTTCTTTAGCGTAATTAGCAATAGCAGTTGCCTGGCTTACGCGTTCGGCACTTACAGATAGCGGATAGGTGTTGTTTTTTAATACGTTACCGTAAATTAAAAAGCGTACGCAGGTATTGTAAAAGTTTTCGGTTTCATCAACCACATGGTGTGAAGTTACGCCCATTTTATAAGCGCGTTCTTCAACGCCTTTTAACTCTTCCTCGCTAAAACCGCCGGTATTTACAATAACCGAATGAACCTCATAACCAAGGTCCTTTGTTAAATAAATACAGCAAAATGAGGTATCCAAACCCCCGCTATAAGCTAATACTACTTTTTTCTTCATGTTTTTGGTGAGCTTAAAGCTAAAAGCATAAGGCTTAAAGCTTTACTTATCAATTATGGTGATCTGTTTTGTTAATTGTCATTAAGCCTTCAGCTTAACTTTCCACGTGCCCTATACGTTTTTTGATGGCGTTTTCAATGCGCTCTAAAAGTGTCGCCTTGTGGGTTATGCGCTGCATCTTTTCTTCGTATTCTTTTTGTTTTTCGGCGGGATCAAAAAGCATAGCAGTGCACATGCAGTTTTTGCGACCTTTGCTGGTTAAAATATCAAAGTTTACGCAGCTTTTGCAGCCTGCCCAAAAGTTTTCATCCTGGGTAAGTTCGGAGTAGGTAACCGGCTCGTAGCCAAGCTCCGAGTTGATCTTCATTACAGCTAAACCGGTTGTTAATCCGAATATTTTGGCATCGGGATATTTGGTGCGCGATAACTGGAAAATGCGGTGCTTGATGGCCTTTGCCAATCCCGCCTTACGGAACTGCGGATTAACAATAAGGCCCGAGTTGGCAACAAAGTCGCCGTGGCTCCATGTTTCAATGTAGCAAAAACCGGCCCAGGTGCCGTCTTTATGCAAGGCTATAACCGCTTTGCCTTCCAACATTTTATTGGCAACATATTCGGGTGAACGTGTGGCTATACCAGTTCCGCGTGCCTTGGCCGATTCGGCCATCTCATCGCAAATCATAGTGGCATAATCTACATGCTGTGCAGTAGCAACCTGAATATCAAAATCTTGTATTGTCATTTAAATAGATAATTACCGTGAAATTAATTGGCTTTATCAGCCTTAAATAATTAGATGGTTTTTTTAAAAAGAAGTTTAAAAAACTCTTTTTGTGTGGGCAGGAGAAAAATTAATTCAAACCCGGGGCATGTAGGTCCTTCGTCGGGGAGGGCAGTTTAAAAAAACAGTTGAACCCAAGGCAGCGGCAGCCGGAGCAAATGTTGCTCTTGTTGCGGGCTTATTTAAGCTTGGTGTATTCATTTTTTTTATTGAATTACTGTGTTTTTAATTTCGCTGCAAAATAGGCTATAAAATTTTATTTATACAAGAAAAAAATGTGATTATTTGTTGTTTGGTGAGTGGTTGATTAGGTTGATTGGGTGAATGGTTTTATTTTTATCGTAACTTTCTGGCCTGCAAGCGTAACTACTCACCCAATCAACCTAATCAACCATTCACCTTTTTTCCACAATATCGGCGATAATCATATCAGCATGTACCCTTGAATTTTCGATAAACCAAAGGTGGGTATCCAGGCCGCCGCAAACCACGCCCGCAAGGTATAAACCGGGCATGTTTGTTTCCATGGTTTCGGGATTGTATTGGGGGATAAATTTATCTTCAGAAAGGATGATACCAAGCTTTTTAAGGAACTCAAAATTAGGTTTATAGCCTGTCATCGCCATTACAAAATCGTTGGGGATGGTAATTAATCCTTCCGGGGTTTTAATGTCGACTTCGTTTTCCCTAATAGCTTCGAGATTTGAACTGAAATAGGCTTTAATGCTGCCTTCTTTAATGCGGTTAATAATATCGGGCCGTACCCAGTATTTAACCCGGTTGCTCACTTCGCTGCCGCGGATCACCAATGTTACTTCGGCACCTTTACGGTAGGTTTCAAGCGCCACATCAATAGCCGAATTGCTTGAGCCAACTACCACCACTTTTTGCAGGGTATAATAATGAGGGTCCTGGTAATAGTGCTTTACTTTGGGGAGGTTTTC
It contains:
- a CDS encoding NAD(P)/FAD-dependent oxidoreductase — translated: MEQKKNTRPRVAIIGGGFGGIHLAKKLKDAPVDVLMIDKHNYHTFQPLLYQVAGGAIAADSIGFPLRRIFTRQKNFRFALAEVKKINAETNTLDTDIGTIYYDYLAIATGSNTNFFGNKEIEHFAMPMKNIPEALNLRSLILQNLEMSLVSKDPEEKAALMTFVVVGGGPTGVELSGALAEMRELILMKDYHGLRKHSMSVYLVEGKAELLAAFSPGARAKAKKFLQDMDVTIYNSVHVESYNGYELKIDNGTSLLTRNVLWAAGVKGEFPEGISADNIARGNRILVDEFNKVKGYENIYAIGDVAAMITDEYPNGHPGVAPVAIQQGQNLGENVYRMFERKPLVPFKYRDKGSLATIGRNKAVADLGKIHFQGFFAWLVWGFVHIMSLAGFTNKGIIFFSWAINYFTKNSDNRLIVRYFDTETRMTDPESR
- a CDS encoding sodium:proton antiporter — translated: MDLFVVIALLVIVSAIFSYLNARFIKLPGTIGIVLLATITSITILIVDKIDSSIADYLGTLAKNINFSKAVLNVLLGFLLFSSSFNLDGRKLKKEMRPVFVLSTLGVIISTAVFGFLLFYVAPVFHIHMPLIYCLLFGALISPTDPVAVAAIIRNSKLPANLETIISGESLFNDGIGLILFVIILEIARVGEEKIELAKVTMLIVKEIIGGMVAGGILGYVAHRLMHSVKDFQTIVLISLALVMGLSVLAVLLGFSLPLSVVIAGLFAGGQSINQDNKERSHEALEKFWKLVDEILNTILFVMIGLQLVNLPFVNNYWVTGSISIVTVLIARWMSIMLPLTFLRHTLKVNYGNINIMTWAGLRGAISIALALSLPNTPYRHLILSGSYFIVIFSVIVQGLTLNKMINSASKKIEE
- a CDS encoding FMN-binding negative transcriptional regulator, which codes for MYTPKHFQLTDEQEAISFMQRYSFATIVTATDNVPFATHIPFLVSKRDDKIVLSSHFARANPQAAEIIGKDILVIFTEPHAYISPKHYEKETNVPTWNYIAIHAYGKATILPEGEQTAGLLVQMISNYEADYLIQWNSLPDEYKQRMMKGIVAFEIIVDDLQGKQKLSQNRTETERENIITALGNSEDTVEAEIGKYMSRLK
- a CDS encoding N-acetylornithine carbamoyltransferase, with the protein product MKLFSSVNDVADVNALVKEALALKQDPFAHQQLGKNKTLALVFLNPSLRTRMSTQKAALNLGMNVMVLNIDKEGWALELRDGVIMDGTTVEHIREAAGVMGQYADIIGVRSFPGLRNREEDYSEMIFNKFVEFCKVPVVSLESATRHPLQSLADLITIEELKTTARPKVVLTWAPHIKPLPQAVPNSFSEWMCKADVDFTIVQPKGYELCTDFTQGANITYNQDEALAGADFIYVKNWSAYEPYGNILGKHEEWMLTNKKLELTNNAKVMHCLPVRRNLELSDEILDGPNSIVVHEAGNRVWAAQAVLKQMLESL
- a CDS encoding aminotransferase class III-fold pyridoxal phosphate-dependent enzyme, with product MNLFDVYPINPINIVRGQGSLVYDAQDTEYLDMYGGHAVISIGHTHPHYVKRLEDQLHKLGFYSNSIEIPIQKELAQKLGKVSGKEDYQLFLCNSGAEANENALKLASFYNGKKKVIAFSKSFHGRTSLAVAVTDNPKIVAPINETDNVIFLPWADEAALEEAFKNNEISSVIIEGIQGVGGIQVAPETFLQKIRSLCDEYNAVFIADSVQCGYGRTGKFFSHDFAGVDADIYSMAKGMGNGFPVGGIIISPKIQPAYGMLGTTFGGNHLACAAGLAVLETMEQDNLLQNAAEVGGYLIKELNKLEQVKEVRGRGLMIGIELPEELAHARKELLNKHHIFTGEAKPNVIRLLPALNLTKAHADRFLEAFVNVLNQ
- the argC gene encoding N-acetyl-gamma-glutamyl-phosphate reductase, with the translated sequence MLRILINHPNVEIVFVHSNSNAGNYVYEVHTDLFGDTDLKFASELSTDIDVLFLCVGHGDAKKFLEANAIPDSVKIIDLSQDFRLNQTSTLNGKSFVYGLPELNREAIKTAANIANPGCFATCLQLGLLPLASKGLLNNEVHVTATTGSTGAGQSLSPTSHFTWRNDNLSVYKAFSHQHLNEIGQSLRQLQAGFDKAINFIPYRGDFTRGIIASIYTESDLSEEEALALYQNYYDGHPFTHVTNRNIDLKQIVNTNKCFIQVKKHDNKIFIISIMDNLLKGASGQAVQNMNLLFGLDERAGLRLKGIAF
- a CDS encoding cupin domain-containing protein; the protein is MLNKEKMADPTNQSHVQVSPSGGGGGIVFSKGECLKHYNWGDDCHGWTFIDTDVLSVKQELMPPDTAEQLHYHEKATQVFFILKGRATFSIDGEVTVLKPEQGIEIHPGQKHFISNNDRSDLEFILYSYPSTNNDRINLAP
- the argG gene encoding argininosuccinate synthase, with product MKKKVVLAYSGGLDTSFCCIYLTKDLGYEVHSVIVNTGGFSEEELKGVEERAYKMGVTSHHVVDETENFYNTCVRFLIYGNVLKNNTYPLSVSAERVSQATAIANYAKEIGAEFVAHGSTGAGNDQVRFDMIFNILVPEVKIITPIRDLKLSREEEIEYLKKHGVDMNFEKAKYSINKGIWGTSVGGKETLTSNLGLPEEAWPTQVTASEVKDLVLTFEKGELVAIGDEKYDHPTKAIQALQAIAQPYGIGRDIHVGDTIIGIKGRVGFEAAAPMVIIKAHHTLEKHVLTKWQLSWKDQLSSFYGNWLHEGQFHDPIMRNVEAFLNDTQKNVTGKVFVQLHPYRFQVIGIESPYDLMSNKFGSYGEMNNAWSGEDVKGFSKIFGNQVMIYHKVNAAPQPPEGGANAQ
- a CDS encoding GNAT family N-acetyltransferase; this translates as MTIQDFDIQVATAQHVDYATMICDEMAESAKARGTGIATRSPEYVANKMLEGKAVIALHKDGTWAGFCYIETWSHGDFVANSGLIVNPQFRKAGLAKAIKHRIFQLSRTKYPDAKIFGLTTGLAVMKINSELGYEPVTYSELTQDENFWAGCKSCVNFDILTSKGRKNCMCTAMLFDPAEKQKEYEEKMQRITHKATLLERIENAIKKRIGHVES
- a CDS encoding YpdA family putative bacillithiol disulfide reductase, with the protein product MLDIFIIGGGPIGLTCGLAAQKAGLSFVIVEKGTLVNSLYNYPATMTFFSTSEKLEIGGVPFVTVHNKPTRNDALEYYRRVALSNNLPIHLFEEVTEVKPEDGFYTIITKKATYQAKKVILSTGFYDIAVNLDIPGENLPKVKHYYQDPHYYTLQKVVVVGSSNSAIDVALETYRKGAEVTLVIRGSEVSNRVKYWVRPDIINRIKEGSIKAYFSSNLEAIRENEVDIKTPEGLITIPNDFVMAMTGYKPNFEFLKKLGIILSEDKFIPQYNPETMETNMPGLYLAGVVCGGLDTHLWFIENSRVHADMIIADIVEKR